One genomic segment of Candidatus Alcyoniella australis includes these proteins:
- a CDS encoding glycosyltransferase family 2 protein, with the protein MDAQDRQALDAPPKVSVVIVNLNGGDMLPRCLDFVYGQRLDEDFDITVVDNGSFDHSIRKVQAHYPQTRVILLKNNIGYSAALNRGIDQTDGQYVLALNFDVELAPDFLDRALSAFDKGPKIGMVSGKLWGSSAGSDPRIIDTTGIVMNELFMADRGQGEEDDGRYDETDYVFGPSGAAALYSREMLEDLRLQGQYVDEDFFAFVEDVDLAWRARLRGWRAVYTPEATGVHYRGATRHNNAERRRQYLIWSVRNRYWMLLKNLSAGQWKVHRARIIRSELRGLGRFIKHYGLHVALSALWQSLRGSGKIRRKRREIQSRMSATRSSLDVYLFPK; encoded by the coding sequence GTGGATGCACAGGACAGGCAAGCTCTAGACGCGCCGCCGAAAGTTTCGGTGGTGATCGTCAACCTCAACGGCGGCGACATGCTGCCGCGTTGCCTGGACTTCGTCTACGGTCAGCGTCTGGACGAGGATTTCGACATCACGGTCGTGGACAACGGCAGCTTTGATCATTCGATCCGCAAGGTGCAGGCGCACTACCCCCAGACGCGGGTGATCTTGCTCAAGAACAACATCGGGTACTCGGCCGCGCTCAACCGCGGCATCGATCAGACCGATGGCCAATACGTGCTGGCGCTGAATTTCGACGTCGAGCTCGCGCCGGACTTTCTCGATCGGGCGCTGAGCGCCTTTGACAAGGGACCGAAGATCGGGATGGTCAGCGGCAAGCTGTGGGGCAGTTCTGCGGGAAGCGATCCGCGGATAATCGACACCACCGGCATCGTGATGAACGAGTTGTTCATGGCCGACCGCGGCCAGGGCGAGGAGGACGACGGCCGCTACGACGAGACCGATTACGTGTTCGGCCCCAGCGGCGCGGCGGCGCTCTACAGCCGCGAGATGCTCGAGGATCTGCGCCTGCAAGGCCAGTACGTTGACGAGGACTTCTTCGCGTTTGTCGAGGACGTGGACCTGGCCTGGCGCGCGCGGCTGCGCGGCTGGCGCGCGGTCTACACCCCCGAGGCCACGGGCGTGCACTACCGCGGGGCGACCCGGCACAATAACGCCGAACGCCGTCGGCAGTACCTGATCTGGAGCGTGCGCAACCGCTACTGGATGCTGCTTAAGAACCTCTCCGCGGGCCAGTGGAAAGTCCACCGCGCGCGGATCATCCGTTCGGAACTGCGCGGCTTGGGACGCTTCATCAAACACTACGGCCTGCACGTCGCGCTCTCCGCGCTGTGGCAATCGTTGCGCGGCAGCGGCAAGATCAGGCGCAAGCGGCGCGAGATCCAGTCGCGGATGAGCGCCACGCGCTCGTCCCTCGACGTCTACCTGTTTCCCAAGTAG
- a CDS encoding polyprenol monophosphomannose synthase has product MRIIAVVPTYNEAQNVGELIDRLRGLPQGVEVLVADDNSPDGTAQVVRERAQSDPGVHLLLRTQRKGRGYAGAEGLAEAFEMGAELIIEMDGDLSHRPEDAPTLIAAAGQADVIIGSRTVRGGRDEGRPWFRRMLTALSCFYARSVLRVPVGDINSGYRLFNRRVFQRVDPRALFSAGPSIVHEINYRARLAGLSFAEVPIRFVERRRGSSELTVGRLIDGYLKVLTLWWMHRTGKL; this is encoded by the coding sequence ATGAGAATTATCGCGGTAGTGCCGACTTATAATGAGGCCCAGAACGTCGGCGAGCTGATCGATCGCCTGCGCGGACTGCCCCAGGGCGTTGAGGTGCTGGTGGCTGACGATAATTCGCCCGACGGCACGGCGCAGGTCGTACGCGAGCGAGCGCAGAGCGATCCGGGCGTTCACCTGTTGCTGCGCACCCAGCGCAAGGGGCGCGGTTATGCGGGGGCCGAGGGTCTGGCCGAGGCGTTCGAGATGGGGGCCGAGCTGATCATCGAGATGGACGGCGACCTGAGCCACCGTCCCGAGGACGCGCCGACGTTGATCGCGGCCGCGGGGCAAGCCGACGTGATAATCGGCAGCCGCACCGTGCGCGGCGGTCGCGACGAGGGCCGGCCGTGGTTCAGACGGATGCTCACGGCGCTGTCTTGTTTTTACGCGCGCAGCGTGCTGCGCGTGCCGGTGGGCGACATCAACTCGGGCTATCGGCTGTTCAACAGGCGGGTCTTCCAGCGGGTCGATCCGCGTGCGCTGTTCTCGGCCGGGCCGAGCATCGTGCACGAGATCAACTATCGCGCCCGGCTGGCCGGACTGAGCTTCGCCGAGGTGCCGATCCGCTTTGTCGAGCGTCGGCGCGGCAGCAGCGAACTGACCGTCGGCAGACTGATCGACGGCTATCTGAAGGTACTTACGCTTTGGTGGATGCACAGGACAGGCAAGCTCTAG
- a CDS encoding FAD-dependent oxidoreductase: MDVLVVGSGYAGLTAAALLARRGLEVELIERSRVCGGRARAIQRDGWIVDYGIHGHRLGQSGSAAQALNLAGECIEWIEETVHDSYIKFGDNRQQQFHGIGPFLLGEDYSTLQKLSVAGVFAHLLAIDPQRNSGRNVAHFLRWHSDEQVRGLMRFLCFGMIAPELERASLGELVDFVRRMIRTPVEQRLGTPVGGDAQLIGKLRGAIEHAGGKIKLSEPLKSLEIQNGRVTRALTGKRELEPRAVVFTPPLQQLHKYLPQGALDAQFVERASMIEPTAGVSIDFGLKHKVSDLCGTVIDLDLPSFGKFPSNSDPSLAPPDKQLATFLIVIPAQQIRSRQAVAEAEHRLREHIRSEFPGFFEAVEWERRLVVPILDGALLRPGQSRWDRPGLRAPGVDNLFFAGDTTCGDGCSGDIAFDSAIRADKIAAEFLRSC, translated from the coding sequence ATGGACGTGCTGGTTGTCGGCTCCGGATACGCGGGACTCACGGCCGCGGCACTGCTTGCGCGGCGCGGTCTGGAAGTCGAGTTGATCGAACGTTCGCGGGTCTGCGGCGGCCGCGCTCGGGCAATCCAGCGCGACGGCTGGATTGTCGATTACGGCATCCACGGCCATCGGCTGGGCCAGAGCGGATCCGCGGCCCAGGCCCTTAATCTGGCGGGCGAATGCATCGAGTGGATCGAGGAAACGGTCCACGACAGCTACATTAAATTCGGAGACAATCGGCAACAGCAGTTCCACGGCATCGGCCCGTTCTTGCTCGGCGAGGACTACAGCACGCTGCAAAAACTCTCCGTGGCCGGGGTCTTCGCCCATCTGCTGGCCATCGATCCTCAGCGCAACTCCGGGCGCAACGTGGCGCACTTCCTGCGCTGGCACAGCGACGAGCAGGTGCGCGGCCTGATGCGTTTCCTGTGCTTTGGCATGATCGCGCCCGAACTGGAGCGAGCGAGCCTGGGCGAGCTGGTCGACTTCGTGCGACGAATGATCCGCACGCCGGTCGAGCAACGGCTGGGCACGCCCGTGGGCGGCGACGCCCAGCTGATCGGCAAGCTGCGAGGGGCCATCGAGCATGCCGGGGGCAAAATCAAACTCTCCGAACCGCTGAAAAGCTTGGAGATCCAGAACGGCCGCGTAACCAGGGCGCTGACCGGCAAGCGCGAACTCGAGCCGCGGGCTGTGGTCTTCACCCCGCCGTTGCAGCAGCTTCACAAATACCTGCCCCAGGGGGCGCTCGATGCACAATTCGTGGAGCGCGCCTCGATGATCGAGCCCACGGCCGGCGTGAGCATCGACTTCGGGCTCAAGCACAAGGTCAGCGATCTGTGCGGCACGGTTATCGACCTGGACCTGCCGAGCTTCGGCAAGTTCCCCAGCAACTCCGATCCGAGTCTGGCCCCCCCGGATAAGCAACTCGCCACGTTCCTGATCGTGATCCCGGCGCAACAGATCCGCAGCCGGCAAGCCGTGGCCGAGGCCGAGCACCGACTGCGCGAACACATCCGCAGCGAGTTCCCAGGATTCTTCGAAGCGGTCGAATGGGAGCGCCGCCTGGTGGTGCCGATCCTCGACGGCGCACTCTTGCGGCCGGGCCAATCGCGCTGGGATCGACCGGGTCTTCGTGCGCCGGGAGTGGACAATCTTTTCTTCGCCGGCGACACGACCTGCGGCGATGGCTGCTCGGGCGATATCGCCTTTGACTCGGCGATCCGGGCCGACAAGATCGCGGCCGAATTTCTCCGATCCTGCTGA
- the pcnB gene encoding polynucleotide adenylyltransferase PcnB, with the protein MRIIPRSEHPISRKNIDPDALKVLYRLHRYGFKAYLVGGSVRDMLLSKRPKDFDMSTDAHPYEVKKLFRNCRIVGRRFRLAHVFFAQNKIIEVSTFRRKAEFDAAQVGGVQTENTFGTPEEDAFRRDLTINGLFYNIADHTVIDYVNGLRDLRDGVVRMINDPYASIVEDPVRMIRAIRHAARSNFVIHAKTWEAIKAEHALINNCPESRLREEFLRDLRGGAAAVAIRLMSRSGLLFELIPEMRSLVGDEPEPEMPESALANLRVTDRMMREGRDVSDSILVAALLAPLVLQTLGRARLPENPSRAGRVNVLIRDLVKPLSQKLNMPKRVTEQACQILFAQHQIHSAIDSGGIPSRLRAKQYFNAGMQFFEIEKRAQGADEPYSAAGEPAHPPTSQPRYAAISTQSSGPDGSSPQRSRRRRRRPRRRNPATPQDS; encoded by the coding sequence TTGCGCATCATCCCCCGCTCCGAACATCCGATCTCCAGAAAAAACATTGATCCCGACGCCCTGAAGGTTCTCTATCGGCTGCACCGTTACGGCTTTAAAGCCTACCTTGTCGGCGGCAGCGTGCGCGACATGCTGCTGAGCAAGCGGCCCAAGGACTTCGACATGAGCACCGACGCTCACCCGTACGAGGTCAAGAAGCTGTTTCGCAACTGTCGCATCGTCGGCCGCCGCTTCCGGCTGGCCCACGTGTTCTTCGCCCAGAACAAGATCATCGAGGTCAGCACCTTCCGCCGCAAGGCGGAGTTCGACGCGGCACAAGTCGGCGGCGTGCAGACCGAGAATACTTTTGGCACTCCCGAGGAAGACGCGTTCCGCCGCGACCTGACGATCAACGGATTGTTCTATAACATCGCCGACCACACGGTGATCGACTACGTCAACGGCCTGCGCGATTTGCGCGATGGCGTGGTGCGGATGATCAACGATCCTTACGCAAGCATCGTCGAGGACCCGGTGCGGATGATCAGGGCCATCCGGCATGCGGCGCGCAGCAACTTCGTGATTCACGCCAAGACCTGGGAGGCGATTAAGGCCGAGCACGCCTTGATCAACAACTGCCCCGAATCGCGACTGCGCGAAGAGTTCCTGCGCGATCTGCGCGGCGGCGCAGCAGCCGTGGCGATCCGGCTGATGTCGCGTAGCGGACTGTTGTTCGAGCTGATCCCCGAAATGCGCTCGCTGGTGGGCGACGAGCCCGAGCCGGAGATGCCCGAGTCGGCCTTGGCCAACCTACGCGTAACCGACCGCATGATGCGCGAGGGGCGCGACGTCAGCGATTCGATTTTAGTCGCGGCGCTGCTCGCACCGCTGGTGCTGCAGACCCTGGGTCGGGCCAGGCTGCCCGAAAATCCAAGCCGCGCCGGCCGGGTCAACGTGCTGATCCGCGATCTGGTCAAACCGCTGTCGCAGAAGCTGAACATGCCCAAGAGGGTCACCGAGCAGGCCTGTCAGATCCTGTTCGCCCAGCACCAGATTCACAGCGCCATCGACAGCGGCGGCATCCCCTCACGCCTGCGCGCCAAGCAGTACTTCAACGCCGGAATGCAATTTTTTGAGATCGAGAAGCGCGCCCAGGGCGCAGACGAGCCCTACTCCGCGGCCGGGGAGCCGGCCCACCCCCCGACGTCCCAACCGCGTTACGCGGCGATCTCGACACAGAGCAGCGGGCCGGACGGGAGCTCGCCCCAGCGCAGTCGGCGCAGGCGCAGGCGTCCGCGCAGACGCAACCCCGCAACGCCCCAGGATTCTTGA
- a CDS encoding glycosyltransferase family 39 protein codes for MNAEPQSPSSGRRGPIIALAALCLGYVALVLLFNLGNHDLVWANCEEDLHFRNAYWLSHGHPLLDPNRPPLYYYLSIAASLGCGSTFRGGQLISAISAGLLLLLSTLLVRRLLGTRAAAVALALCAVNSTIFEYAGSNCTDMLFAALAAGALLAASGRPDEVPATGRSFGAGCLLGLATAARFQGYVLLACLLLWLLLRREINLRERLRHAGALIEGFALLFVPLVLPMVRLGGVQPLDALGLATVSINLGEPQRWAEFGALGFVLNILRSYGQSFLKLVQAGDLLALVGLAWLFSARSRRVPADDQRRLLLVVCLGMFVGLGLFRGSAWDLRRSFLLLLPLLLGLFGQAADRALSRLGRAVPGAGQPMVAGLLLAALTLGLLVFNARQFLTWRESQARPALAAFIEFDEQWRRPHAGDGLLLTNVHHYLIEAGNGFHSQQCCFDEQQFRYWIALLVEPNPVRAIFIELGDKPLPSLEWQRADDYFHLRRVPTTPGFVGFLVNYSQYPDDALTRLSERGIDAPKLTPVE; via the coding sequence ATGAACGCTGAACCTCAAAGCCCAAGCAGCGGCAGGCGCGGCCCAATAATCGCGCTGGCCGCGTTGTGTCTGGGATACGTCGCGCTGGTGCTGCTGTTCAACCTGGGCAACCACGATCTGGTGTGGGCCAACTGCGAGGAGGACTTACACTTCCGCAACGCCTACTGGCTGTCCCACGGCCATCCGCTGCTCGACCCCAATCGGCCGCCTCTTTACTACTATCTGTCGATCGCCGCTTCCCTGGGTTGCGGCAGTACGTTTCGCGGCGGACAACTGATCAGTGCGATCAGCGCCGGGCTGCTGCTGCTGCTAAGCACGCTGCTGGTGCGCCGGTTGCTCGGCACACGCGCGGCAGCCGTTGCCCTGGCGCTGTGCGCGGTCAACTCCACGATCTTCGAGTACGCCGGATCCAACTGTACCGACATGCTGTTCGCCGCATTGGCCGCGGGCGCGCTGCTTGCCGCATCGGGCAGGCCCGACGAGGTCCCGGCCACGGGCCGCAGCTTCGGCGCGGGCTGCCTGCTGGGGCTGGCCACGGCCGCGCGCTTTCAGGGCTACGTGCTGCTGGCGTGCCTGCTGCTGTGGCTGTTGCTGCGCCGCGAGATCAATCTGCGGGAACGGCTGCGCCACGCCGGAGCCTTGATCGAGGGTTTCGCGTTGTTGTTCGTGCCCCTGGTGCTGCCCATGGTGCGCCTGGGCGGAGTGCAGCCGCTGGACGCCCTGGGGCTGGCCACGGTCTCGATCAACCTGGGCGAGCCCCAACGCTGGGCCGAGTTCGGGGCGCTGGGATTCGTACTGAACATTTTACGCTCCTATGGCCAGTCGTTTCTCAAGCTCGTCCAGGCCGGCGACCTGCTGGCGCTGGTGGGACTGGCCTGGCTGTTCAGCGCGCGTTCGCGACGCGTTCCGGCCGACGACCAGCGGCGGCTGCTGCTGGTGGTCTGTCTGGGAATGTTCGTCGGTCTGGGATTGTTCCGCGGCTCGGCCTGGGATCTGCGGCGCAGTTTCCTGCTGCTGCTGCCGCTGCTGCTGGGCCTGTTCGGCCAGGCGGCCGACCGCGCGCTTTCCCGTTTGGGTCGAGCCGTACCCGGCGCTGGTCAGCCGATGGTTGCTGGCCTGCTGTTGGCAGCCTTGACCCTGGGGCTGCTGGTGTTCAACGCCCGGCAGTTCCTCACCTGGCGCGAAAGCCAGGCGCGGCCCGCACTGGCCGCCTTCATCGAGTTTGACGAGCAGTGGCGCAGGCCGCACGCGGGCGATGGCCTGCTGCTGACCAACGTCCACCACTACCTGATCGAGGCGGGCAACGGCTTCCACAGCCAGCAGTGCTGCTTTGACGAGCAACAGTTCCGCTACTGGATCGCTTTGCTGGTCGAGCCCAACCCGGTGCGCGCGATCTTCATCGAACTTGGCGACAAGCCGTTGCCGAGCCTGGAGTGGCAGCGCGCCGACGACTACTTCCATTTGCGCCGCGTGCCCACCACGCCGGGCTTCGTCGGGTTCCTGGTGAACTACAGCCAATACCCGGACGACGCCCTGACCCGCCTGTCCGAACGCGGGATCGATGCGCCCAAGCTGACCCCGGTCGAGTAG
- a CDS encoding DNA alkylation repair protein codes for MNSQGRALIREIREEFKRNAGEKYRESAQRFFKEQVKVHGLETAAVRKIAKERFKVLKERSKTEVFALCEELWRSGYLEEAAIACQWSYALRKRYEPADFALFERWVERYVGNWAACDTLCNHTVGAFLQTFPEYLPQLGRWARSSNRWMRRAAAVSLIVPAKGGDFLSTVFQIADILLTDQDDMVRKGYGWMLKAASREHQREVFDYVMAHKAKMPRTALRYAIEKMPKELKAQAMRK; via the coding sequence ATGAATAGTCAGGGCAGGGCGCTGATCCGCGAGATTCGTGAGGAGTTTAAGCGCAACGCTGGAGAGAAATACCGGGAGAGTGCACAGCGATTCTTTAAGGAGCAGGTCAAGGTTCACGGCCTGGAAACGGCTGCCGTGAGAAAGATCGCCAAGGAGCGCTTCAAGGTTCTCAAGGAACGGTCCAAGACGGAGGTCTTCGCGCTGTGCGAAGAGCTTTGGCGCTCGGGATATTTAGAGGAGGCGGCGATTGCCTGCCAGTGGTCCTACGCCCTGCGCAAGCGCTACGAGCCCGCGGACTTTGCGCTGTTCGAACGCTGGGTCGAGCGCTACGTCGGCAACTGGGCGGCCTGCGACACCCTTTGCAACCATACGGTGGGCGCGTTTTTGCAAACCTTCCCCGAGTATCTGCCCCAGCTTGGACGCTGGGCAAGATCGTCCAACCGCTGGATGCGCCGCGCCGCGGCCGTGTCGCTGATCGTTCCGGCCAAGGGCGGGGACTTCCTGAGCACGGTCTTCCAGATCGCCGACATCCTGCTTACCGACCAGGACGATATGGTGCGCAAAGGCTACGGCTGGATGCTTAAGGCGGCCAGCCGGGAGCATCAGCGCGAGGTCTTTGATTACGTCATGGCCCATAAAGCGAAGATGCCCCGCACGGCCCTGCGCTACGCTATCGAGAAAATGCCCAAGGAACTCAAAGCACAGGCAATGCGGAAGTAG
- a CDS encoding protein-L-isoaspartate(D-aspartate) O-methyltransferase, protein MRPRIVIVALAAACLLWGLCCAGSPRTVENWQQQRLQMVKFQIEDRGVRDGRVLAAMREVPRHELVPANVRAMAYWDTPLPIGLEQTISQPYIVAYMTQALGLRGHERVLEIGTGSGYQAAVLSRLVPQVYTIEILCQLADRARADLTRLGYDNVNVRCGDGYLGWPERAPFDAIIVTAAPPTIPAPLIEQLAVGGTMVLPVGEGFQKLVLVRKGADGVVTRDLIPVSFVPMTGPLGSQTPTPQQESDE, encoded by the coding sequence ATGCGTCCTCGAATTGTAATCGTTGCTCTGGCCGCGGCTTGTCTGCTGTGGGGACTGTGCTGCGCCGGTTCGCCGCGCACGGTCGAGAACTGGCAGCAGCAGCGCCTACAGATGGTCAAGTTTCAGATCGAGGACCGCGGCGTGCGCGACGGTCGTGTGCTCGCGGCGATGCGCGAGGTGCCGCGCCACGAGTTAGTGCCCGCCAACGTGCGCGCCATGGCCTATTGGGACACGCCGCTGCCCATCGGTTTGGAACAGACCATCAGCCAGCCGTACATCGTGGCTTACATGACCCAGGCGCTTGGACTGCGCGGCCACGAGCGGGTGCTGGAGATCGGCACCGGCTCGGGTTATCAGGCGGCCGTGCTCTCGCGCCTGGTTCCGCAGGTCTACACCATCGAGATCCTCTGCCAGCTGGCCGACCGCGCCCGGGCCGACCTGACGCGCCTGGGATACGACAACGTCAATGTCAGGTGCGGCGACGGCTATCTGGGCTGGCCTGAGCGCGCGCCATTCGACGCGATCATCGTTACAGCCGCGCCGCCTACGATCCCCGCGCCGTTGATCGAGCAGCTGGCAGTGGGCGGCACCATGGTGCTGCCCGTGGGCGAGGGATTTCAAAAGCTGGTGCTGGTGCGTAAGGGCGCGGACGGCGTGGTCACGCGCGATCTGATTCCCGTGAGCTTCGTGCCGATGACCGGACCCCTGGGATCGCAAACGCCAACGCCGCAGCAGGAATCAGATGAATAG